A region of Granulicella sibirica DNA encodes the following proteins:
- a CDS encoding DNA polymerase domain-containing protein, whose product MAKEDDAELLEVSGRMVRISSPSKAYFTRGVHLTKLDIVRYFLAVAPGALRGIQDRPVVLKRFVNGAEAEPFYQKRAPSDLPEWMRTVTLSFPSGRTAEEVVVDDAAGIAWIVNLGCMELHPHPVRTGDLDHPDELRVDLDPQPGVAWTDVRAVAMEVKALLDELGLVAWPKTSGSRGIHINVRIEPRWGFTEVRRAALALARAVEKRCSLASSKWWKEERHGVFLDYNQNAKDRTTCSAYSVRPLPDARVSTPLRWDEVMTCDPADFTVLTVPDRFAKIGDPHAAMNDYAGVLDALLELAARDESEGLGDAPWPPHFRKMDGEPARVQPSKSRVSATRKKPAQPGGENPEPAAGPPKKGRRQPAMPLIVIAQSPDKASAEAGLERWKQQHPEAAALLAPDDILVDRMRGASYVWYRIRVNLRHIPETLRPPQGTPDPDDDPTRAWRETREES is encoded by the coding sequence ATGGCGAAAGAAGACGACGCGGAGTTGCTCGAAGTAAGTGGCCGTATGGTGCGCATCAGCAGCCCGTCGAAGGCGTACTTCACACGCGGTGTACATCTCACAAAACTGGATATCGTCCGCTATTTTCTGGCCGTGGCTCCGGGTGCACTCCGCGGCATCCAGGATCGCCCTGTGGTCCTGAAACGTTTCGTCAATGGCGCGGAAGCAGAGCCCTTTTACCAAAAGCGCGCGCCCAGTGACCTGCCCGAGTGGATGCGAACGGTGACCCTCTCGTTCCCCTCCGGTCGCACCGCCGAAGAAGTCGTTGTCGATGATGCCGCCGGCATCGCCTGGATCGTGAACCTTGGCTGCATGGAGTTACATCCGCACCCGGTGCGCACCGGCGACCTCGATCATCCCGACGAGCTACGTGTCGATCTCGACCCACAGCCCGGCGTAGCGTGGACCGACGTCCGCGCTGTCGCTATGGAAGTGAAGGCGCTCCTCGACGAACTCGGCCTCGTCGCGTGGCCCAAGACCAGCGGCTCACGAGGCATTCACATCAACGTTCGCATTGAGCCGCGCTGGGGGTTCACCGAGGTGCGCCGGGCGGCGCTCGCGCTGGCACGCGCGGTCGAGAAGCGCTGTTCGCTTGCCAGCAGCAAATGGTGGAAGGAAGAGCGCCATGGCGTCTTCCTGGACTACAACCAGAACGCGAAAGATCGAACGACCTGCTCCGCCTATTCGGTCAGGCCGCTCCCCGATGCGCGCGTCAGCACGCCCCTCCGCTGGGATGAGGTGATGACCTGCGACCCTGCCGACTTTACCGTTCTTACGGTGCCGGATCGCTTCGCGAAGATCGGCGATCCACACGCCGCGATGAACGACTACGCCGGGGTGCTGGACGCCTTGCTGGAGCTGGCCGCACGTGACGAGTCCGAAGGCCTGGGCGACGCGCCTTGGCCGCCACACTTCCGCAAGATGGACGGCGAGCCTGCCCGCGTGCAACCTTCGAAATCGCGCGTCTCCGCCACAAGGAAGAAGCCGGCTCAGCCCGGCGGCGAAAATCCTGAGCCTGCGGCTGGTCCCCCCAAAAAAGGCCGCCGCCAGCCGGCCATGCCTCTGATCGTGATCGCGCAATCTCCTGACAAAGCTTCGGCGGAAGCTGGCTTGGAACGCTGGAAGCAACAACACCCCGAAGCTGCGGCACTTCTCGCGCCGGATGACATTCTGGTCGACCGCATGAGAGGCGCGTCCTACGTCTGGTATCGCATTCGCGTCAACCTGCGGCATATTCCGGAGACTTTGCGTCCCCCGCAGGGCACCCCTGATCCGGATGATGATCCAACGCGCGCCTGGCGCGAAACCAGGGAAGAGTCATAA
- a CDS encoding ATP-dependent DNA ligase, with the protein MALPLPSPILPMLAKRVDEIPSVSDVWSFEPKWDGFRAVIFRNGDDLLIQSRDGKPLDRYFPELREPLLRQLPEQCVLDGEVVIARDGGLDFDALTLRIHPAATRVKMLAEASPASVVFFDLLQLEGRDLRDEPFHLRRADLERVLAKAEAPLHLTPATKDRATAQDWFKRFEGAGLDGVIAKAISGPYTPDKRTMLKIKHERDCDCVVAGFRWHKDGDGVAIGSLLLGLYSGVGKLQHVGVCASFTAAKRKELVEFLAPYREDALRDHPWADWADEAAQASGRMPGGQSRWNARKDLSWQPMRIELVVEVAYEHMQGDRFRHLAHFRRWRADKAPKDCTYEQLEVVPPHELMSIFSEGT; encoded by the coding sequence ATGGCTTTGCCGTTGCCGTCACCGATTCTGCCCATGCTCGCCAAGCGCGTCGATGAGATTCCTTCAGTCTCAGATGTATGGAGCTTTGAGCCGAAGTGGGACGGCTTTCGCGCGGTGATCTTTCGCAACGGCGACGACCTGCTGATACAAAGCCGCGATGGCAAGCCGCTCGATCGTTACTTTCCGGAACTTCGCGAACCGTTACTGCGGCAACTGCCTGAACAGTGCGTGCTGGATGGCGAAGTGGTCATCGCGCGCGATGGCGGCCTGGATTTCGATGCGTTGACCCTGCGGATCCATCCTGCGGCTACTCGGGTGAAGATGTTGGCTGAAGCGTCGCCGGCGTCGGTCGTCTTCTTCGATTTGCTCCAGCTTGAGGGCCGCGATTTGCGCGATGAGCCTTTCCATCTGCGGCGTGCTGACCTCGAACGCGTTCTCGCGAAGGCGGAGGCGCCGCTGCACCTGACCCCTGCGACGAAGGATCGCGCGACGGCGCAGGATTGGTTCAAGCGCTTTGAAGGAGCGGGCCTCGATGGCGTGATCGCAAAGGCGATCTCCGGACCGTATACGCCGGATAAGAGAACCATGCTGAAGATCAAGCATGAGCGCGACTGCGACTGTGTCGTGGCGGGTTTCCGGTGGCATAAAGATGGCGATGGGGTAGCCATTGGTTCGCTCCTGCTTGGCCTCTACAGCGGTGTGGGCAAGCTGCAGCATGTCGGTGTCTGCGCGAGCTTTACGGCTGCGAAGCGCAAGGAGCTTGTGGAATTCCTCGCGCCGTATCGTGAGGATGCGTTGCGCGATCATCCGTGGGCGGACTGGGCCGACGAGGCCGCGCAGGCCAGCGGCCGGATGCCCGGAGGGCAGTCGCGATGGAACGCGCGGAAAGACCTAAGCTGGCAGCCGATGCGTATCGAGCTTGTCGTCGAGGTAGCGTATGAGCATATGCAGGGCGACCGGTTTCGTCACCTTGCGCACTTTCGGCGCTGGCGTGCCGATAAGGCACCGAAGGACTGCACGTATGAGCAGCTTGAAGTCGTTCCGCCGCACGAGTTGATGAGCATCTTTTCGGAAGGAACTTAG